One window from the genome of Paenibacillus azoreducens encodes:
- a CDS encoding nucleotide pyrophosphohydrolase, whose protein sequence is MEKSLAEMQKEVDRYISQFKEGYFSPLSMLARMTEEVGELAREVNHNFGEKPKKSTEEENSIELELGDILFITICFANSLGIDLTEAHDKVMHKFNTRDADRWTKKDTE, encoded by the coding sequence ATGGAGAAATCTTTGGCTGAAATGCAGAAGGAAGTTGACAGATATATTTCACAGTTCAAAGAAGGATATTTCAGTCCTTTATCCATGTTGGCGCGAATGACGGAAGAGGTCGGCGAGCTGGCGCGCGAGGTGAACCATAACTTCGGCGAAAAGCCGAAAAAATCGACGGAAGAGGAGAATTCCATCGAGCTTGAGCTCGGAGATATTCTGTTCATTACGATATGTTTCGCCAATTCTTTGGGTATTGACTTGACCGAAGCGCATGACAAGGTTATGCACAAGTTCAATACGCGTGACGCCGATCGCTGGACGAAAAAGGACACCGAATAA
- a CDS encoding tetratricopeptide repeat protein encodes MKSEQFVRNAYYCILQNDFKGALQWFEAAAAEDPDSAEIHYRCSVTYARSGRLDKAFEHAKLACELDPGKSEYLLNLQHLQSMRLVQEAKKVIDSGVAPASELYQMISVLKEAVRLDPLCEEAYIWLAVAYSQLNEHAQAIASLKEVIALQPQDQGLIDMLDQLKNRLSVYLHDS; translated from the coding sequence ATGAAATCTGAACAATTTGTCAGAAATGCTTATTACTGCATTTTGCAAAACGATTTCAAAGGGGCGTTGCAATGGTTCGAAGCGGCAGCTGCCGAGGATCCGGATTCCGCGGAGATCCATTACCGGTGCTCCGTGACATATGCAAGAAGCGGCAGGCTTGATAAGGCGTTCGAGCATGCGAAGCTGGCCTGTGAACTGGATCCCGGGAAATCTGAGTATTTGTTAAATCTTCAGCATTTGCAATCGATGAGGCTGGTGCAGGAAGCAAAGAAAGTGATTGACTCGGGCGTGGCGCCTGCCAGCGAATTATATCAGATGATATCCGTATTAAAGGAAGCTGTTCGGCTCGACCCTCTGTGCGAGGAAGCTTATATTTGGCTTGCGGTGGCATACAGCCAGTTAAATGAACATGCGCAGGCAATTGCTTCATTAAAAGAGGTGATCGCCCTACAGCCCCAGGATCAGGGATTGATTGATATGCTCGATCAGCTCAAGAACCGGCTCAGCGTATATTTACATGATTCCTGA
- the dapB gene encoding 4-hydroxy-tetrahydrodipicolinate reductase: MSNQIKVAVAGAAGRMGKEVVKLVLEDADLQLVAAVNRSQEGLDAGTLVGLPACGIKLTNDLELALIETKPDVLVDFTTPQFAYPNTALAVAHGVRPVVGTTGFTPEQIEELDKQCQSKGIGGLIAPNFSIGAILMMKFAAQAAKYFPHLEIIEYHGDQKLDAPSGTAIKTAELIAQNREEIRQGNPKEEETIDGARGGYYNGFRIHSVRLPGVFAQQEVIFGGFGQTLKIRHDSYERAGYMPGVKLAIEKVMGYTGMVYGFDHFIE, encoded by the coding sequence ATGTCAAATCAGATAAAAGTTGCAGTAGCAGGGGCAGCCGGAAGAATGGGAAAAGAAGTCGTTAAGCTGGTTCTGGAGGATGCGGATTTACAGCTGGTAGCAGCTGTGAACCGCTCCCAGGAAGGCTTGGACGCAGGTACGCTTGTCGGACTGCCGGCTTGCGGCATTAAGCTGACAAACGATCTGGAGCTAGCATTAATTGAAACGAAGCCGGACGTGCTGGTTGATTTCACGACGCCGCAATTTGCGTATCCGAATACGGCTTTGGCGGTTGCCCATGGCGTTCGCCCGGTTGTCGGGACAACTGGCTTCACTCCCGAACAAATCGAAGAGTTGGACAAGCAGTGCCAAAGCAAGGGAATCGGCGGATTAATCGCGCCTAACTTCTCGATCGGCGCGATCCTGATGATGAAGTTTGCCGCCCAGGCAGCGAAATATTTCCCTCATCTGGAGATCATCGAATATCATGGCGACCAGAAGCTGGATGCTCCTTCGGGAACGGCCATCAAGACAGCCGAGTTAATCGCGCAAAACCGCGAAGAGATCCGCCAAGGCAATCCAAAAGAAGAAGAAACGATCGATGGCGCACGCGGCGGATATTATAACGGCTTCCGTATTCACAGCGTCCGTCTTCCGGGTGTATTTGCCCAGCAGGAAGTTATTTTCGGCGGGTTCGGTCAAACTTTGAAGATTCGTCATGATTCTTATGAACGTGCGGGTTATATGCCTGGCGTAAAATTGGCGATTGAAAAGGTAATGGGCTACACGGGCATGGTTTACGGCTTTGATCACTTTATCGAATAG
- a CDS encoding biotin--[acetyl-CoA-carboxylase] ligase: MSKKETLLDLLLSDPQEFVSGEEISRRLSVSRTAVWKQINKLREAGYEFEAVPHKGYRIVSKPERIDALLLVKTLKTKTIGQNLKVLDSTVSTQEEARELAEAGAPEGTLVIAEEQTGGKGRMGRKWFSPKGKGISMSVVLRPKQPMHYMPQLTLLTGVAVCRAVRRVTGVMAGMKWPNDLLVDGRKISGILLESATEDEYVRYCIAGIGISANQDHEDYPEELKPIATSLKIEKGEKIDRIQLIAAIWEEFEALYALYQQEGFAPIASLWEALSVTLGKTVNVTIASGPVTGKAEKLDPSGALLVVTEDGRRVPVFSGDVELGR; the protein is encoded by the coding sequence ATGAGTAAAAAGGAAACGCTTCTGGATTTGCTGCTGTCGGATCCGCAGGAGTTCGTATCCGGCGAGGAAATCAGCCGTAGACTGTCCGTGAGCCGGACTGCGGTATGGAAACAGATCAATAAGCTGAGGGAGGCGGGGTATGAATTTGAAGCCGTACCCCATAAAGGTTACCGGATCGTGAGCAAACCAGAGCGCATTGACGCCTTACTGCTGGTTAAAACATTAAAAACAAAAACCATCGGCCAAAACCTGAAGGTTCTTGACTCTACCGTCTCAACCCAGGAAGAAGCTCGAGAGCTGGCCGAGGCCGGAGCGCCTGAGGGAACCCTCGTTATTGCCGAAGAACAGACGGGCGGCAAAGGAAGAATGGGCCGGAAATGGTTTTCACCAAAAGGCAAGGGCATCTCGATGAGCGTGGTGCTGAGACCTAAGCAGCCGATGCATTATATGCCTCAGCTGACGCTGCTAACAGGAGTCGCTGTCTGCCGTGCGGTAAGGAGAGTAACGGGAGTTATGGCCGGAATGAAGTGGCCCAATGATCTGCTGGTGGACGGGCGCAAAATCAGCGGGATTCTGCTGGAGTCAGCCACCGAAGACGAATATGTCCGGTACTGTATTGCCGGGATCGGCATCAGCGCAAACCAAGATCATGAGGATTACCCGGAAGAACTGAAGCCGATTGCAACCTCCCTGAAGATCGAAAAGGGAGAAAAAATCGACCGTATTCAGCTTATTGCGGCAATATGGGAAGAATTCGAAGCTTTGTACGCCCTGTACCAGCAGGAAGGTTTTGCTCCCATCGCTTCTCTCTGGGAGGCATTGTCCGTTACGCTGGGCAAGACGGTAAATGTCACGATCGCCAGCGGTCCCGTTACCGGAAAAGCGGAAAAGCTGGATCCGAGCGGAGCATTGCTGGTGGTTACGGAAGATGGACGGCGTGTGCCCGTTTTTTCGGGGGATGTAGAGCTTGGGCGGTGA
- the panC gene encoding pantoate--beta-alanine ligase, which translates to MKAVRTIAELREQIGEMKAASAKATIGLVPTMGYLHQGHASLIRAAKVKTDIVVVSIFVNPIQFGPGEDFETYPRDEARDLAAAEAAGADLVFLPSVDTMYPKPTKTKIAVSEVTSGLCGASRPGHFDGVTTVVGKLFHIVQPDYAFFGMKDAQQVAVIEQMVYDLNFNVTIVPCPIIREEDGLALSSRNVYLSPEERTQALVLSRSLRETKEAVKTGQIRTAGEAKELLTQIIGESPLAVIDYVEIANFPELSPLAAETAILEQEESVLMALAVKFGKTRLIDNCLIQPKGE; encoded by the coding sequence ATGAAAGCCGTCAGAACGATTGCGGAACTTAGAGAACAAATCGGCGAAATGAAAGCTGCGTCAGCCAAAGCGACAATCGGTTTGGTCCCAACGATGGGGTATCTTCATCAAGGGCATGCCAGCCTGATTCGTGCGGCTAAAGTAAAAACGGATATCGTGGTCGTCAGCATCTTCGTTAATCCGATCCAATTTGGGCCGGGAGAGGATTTTGAAACCTATCCGCGGGATGAGGCGAGAGATTTGGCTGCCGCGGAAGCGGCGGGAGCCGATCTGGTATTTCTGCCGTCGGTCGACACGATGTATCCGAAACCAACCAAAACCAAAATTGCGGTATCGGAGGTAACTTCCGGTCTTTGCGGCGCCTCGCGTCCCGGACATTTTGACGGGGTAACGACCGTTGTCGGGAAGTTATTCCATATCGTACAGCCGGATTATGCCTTTTTCGGCATGAAAGACGCGCAGCAAGTTGCCGTGATCGAGCAGATGGTCTACGACCTCAACTTTAATGTCACCATCGTTCCTTGCCCGATTATACGCGAAGAGGATGGTCTTGCACTCAGCTCCCGGAATGTGTATCTTAGTCCGGAGGAGCGTACGCAGGCGCTCGTGCTTTCACGTTCGCTGCGCGAAACGAAGGAGGCGGTAAAAACCGGCCAAATTCGTACCGCAGGCGAAGCCAAGGAGCTTTTGACCCAAATCATCGGCGAGTCTCCGCTTGCCGTGATCGATTACGTTGAAATTGCGAATTTTCCGGAGCTTTCGCCCCTTGCCGCTGAAACGGCTATTCTCGAGCAGGAAGAATCCGTTCTGATGGCACTTGCGGTTAAATTCGGAAAAACCCGTTTGATCGATAACTGTTTGATCCAACCGAAGGGGGAATAA
- the panB gene encoding 3-methyl-2-oxobutanoate hydroxymethyltransferase, whose product MTVKHPLNIVKMKKMKQEGIALSMVTAYDYPTARLAEEAGVDMILVGDSLGNVVLGYDSTLPVTIEDMVYHTRSVVRGAANTFVVADMPFMTYHGSIDETLRSVRKLMQEGHAHAVKMEGGKEICAAVEAIVAAGVPVLGHIGLTPQSVNQIGGYRIQGKDEKDARRLLEDAKALEQAGAFGIVLELVTEQVAEYISSQLSIPTIGIGAGRGVDGQVLVFHDVFQYASPYRSKKFVKTFGDAGALIREGLAQYVKEVKERSFPDESHVFTAEDHVVENLYGPGREKVDEA is encoded by the coding sequence ATGACAGTAAAACATCCGCTGAATATCGTTAAAATGAAAAAAATGAAACAGGAAGGCATCGCGCTCAGTATGGTTACCGCCTATGATTACCCTACGGCGCGCCTTGCGGAAGAAGCGGGCGTGGATATGATCCTCGTTGGCGACTCGCTGGGGAATGTCGTGCTCGGTTACGATTCGACGCTCCCGGTTACGATTGAGGATATGGTGTATCATACGCGTTCCGTCGTGCGCGGGGCGGCTAATACGTTTGTAGTCGCGGACATGCCGTTCATGACATATCACGGAAGCATTGACGAAACGCTGCGCAGCGTGCGCAAGCTTATGCAGGAAGGCCATGCCCATGCCGTCAAAATGGAAGGCGGCAAGGAAATTTGCGCAGCGGTTGAAGCCATCGTTGCCGCCGGGGTTCCGGTACTTGGGCATATTGGTCTGACGCCGCAGTCGGTTAATCAAATTGGCGGCTACCGCATACAAGGCAAGGACGAGAAGGATGCCCGGCGTTTACTTGAAGATGCGAAAGCGCTGGAGCAAGCAGGCGCTTTTGGCATCGTGCTTGAGCTCGTAACCGAGCAGGTCGCGGAATATATTAGCTCCCAGCTGTCCATTCCTACGATCGGGATTGGAGCCGGACGCGGGGTAGACGGTCAAGTGCTGGTATTCCATGATGTCTTCCAATATGCTTCCCCGTATCGCAGCAAAAAATTTGTGAAAACATTCGGCGATGCAGGAGCTTTAATTCGCGAAGGTCTGGCACAATACGTCAAAGAAGTGAAAGAACGTTCCTTTCCGGACGAGAGCCATGTCTTCACTGCTGAGGATCATGTCGTAGAAAATTTATACGGCCCGGGCCGGGAAAAGGTGGATGAAGCATGA
- the mgsA gene encoding methylglyoxal synthase — protein sequence MKIAFIAHDRKKDEMVNFVTAYENVFHGHELYSTGTTGKRIMENTDLKIHRFMSGPLGGDQQIGALVAKNEMDLIIFLRDPLMAQPHEPDINALLRLCDVQGIPLGTNIATAEILVKALDRGDFAWRELVHKYKPGVDE from the coding sequence ATGAAAATCGCATTTATCGCACATGACCGCAAAAAAGATGAAATGGTCAATTTTGTTACGGCTTATGAAAACGTATTTCATGGCCATGAGTTGTATTCTACCGGAACCACAGGCAAACGGATTATGGAAAACACGGACCTGAAAATTCATCGTTTTATGTCGGGCCCGCTTGGCGGCGATCAGCAGATCGGGGCGCTCGTGGCGAAAAATGAGATGGATTTGATCATTTTTCTGCGCGACCCGTTGATGGCGCAGCCGCATGAACCGGATATTAACGCGCTGCTTCGGCTTTGCGATGTCCAGGGCATTCCGCTCGGCACCAATATCGCGACTGCGGAGATTTTGGTGAAGGCGCTGGATCGCGGCGATTTTGCGTGGCGTGAGCTGGTACATAAGTACAAGCCTGGTGTCGATGAATGA
- the bshA gene encoding N-acetyl-alpha-D-glucosaminyl L-malate synthase BshA, translating to MSQPLKIGITCYPSLGGSGVVATELGKLLAEKGHQVHFITHSIPFRLGGTFDKNIFYHEVEVSDYYVFRYPPYDMSLATKMAQVAKIQELDILHVHYAVPHAVCAFLAKQMVGDQLKVVTTLHGTDITVLAQDESLKDLIRLAINESDAVTAVSQDLINETRDVLDITRDIDLTYNFVDKRIYYPRDTTSLRNDFAEPNEKIVMHISNFRPVKRVGDVVDIFAKVNEKIPSKLLFVGEGPDLPKVQCRIRELGLQDKVFFLGKQDEIAQVISLADVLLLPSEKESFGLVALEAMACGVPTVGSTAGGIPELVVHGETGFLAPVGDTKRMADYTIQLLSNEALAATFREACLKRACRDFCDGLITNKYEQIYNRVLGREISELSPVRC from the coding sequence TTGAGCCAACCATTAAAAATCGGTATCACATGTTATCCTTCCCTCGGCGGTTCAGGCGTTGTGGCTACCGAACTTGGCAAGCTGCTGGCCGAAAAAGGCCATCAGGTCCATTTTATTACGCACAGCATACCGTTTCGTTTGGGAGGAACTTTTGATAAAAATATTTTTTATCATGAGGTGGAGGTCAGTGATTATTACGTATTTCGTTATCCGCCTTATGATATGTCTTTGGCTACCAAAATGGCGCAAGTTGCCAAAATCCAGGAGCTTGACATTCTGCATGTCCATTACGCGGTCCCGCATGCTGTCTGCGCGTTTCTTGCCAAGCAGATGGTCGGCGACCAGTTAAAGGTTGTCACGACGCTGCATGGTACGGATATTACCGTGTTGGCGCAAGACGAATCGCTTAAAGACCTAATCAGGCTTGCGATTAACGAAAGCGATGCCGTGACGGCGGTTTCGCAGGATTTGATTAACGAGACACGTGATGTGCTGGATATTACAAGAGATATCGATTTAACCTATAATTTTGTGGATAAACGGATTTATTATCCGCGGGATACAACTTCGCTCCGTAATGATTTTGCCGAGCCGAATGAGAAAATTGTGATGCATATCTCGAACTTCCGTCCTGTAAAACGGGTAGGTGACGTAGTTGATATTTTCGCGAAAGTCAATGAAAAGATCCCGTCCAAGCTGCTCTTCGTCGGGGAAGGACCGGATCTGCCGAAGGTGCAGTGCAGAATCCGGGAGCTTGGTCTGCAAGATAAAGTGTTTTTCCTCGGCAAACAGGATGAAATCGCGCAGGTCATCTCGCTTGCGGACGTGCTGCTGCTTCCTTCGGAGAAGGAAAGCTTCGGTTTGGTTGCGTTGGAGGCGATGGCCTGCGGAGTGCCGACCGTCGGTTCGACTGCAGGGGGAATTCCTGAGCTTGTCGTTCATGGGGAAACCGGATTCCTGGCTCCCGTCGGTGATACGAAACGCATGGCGGATTATACCATCCAGCTGCTCTCGAACGAAGCGCTCGCCGCGACCTTTAGAGAAGCCTGTCTGAAAAGGGCCTGCCGCGATTTTTGCGATGGTCTGATCACGAATAAATACGAGCAAATATACAATCGTGTGCTGGGGCGTGAAATTTCGGAGTTGAGCCCGGTACGCTGTTAA
- a CDS encoding CCA tRNA nucleotidyltransferase — MVSWKQADKEMARYGREVLAKLLEHGHEAYWVGGCVRDELMGRPVHDMDITTSARPEEVESLFEKTVPTGIEHGTVTVLCHSYAYEVTTYRVEGAYEKHRRPLEVEFVSELKEDLRRRDFTINAMARAIDGSIMDPYDGQKDLGKGLIRCVGDARTRFQEDALRMVRCIRFASVFGFSIAYRTWRALLAERESIRFVAMERFRVELEKLMEGNKPSRGLGLLYRSKLPAHAKVPFEYEPDRRMIAHIDDIPPSEAVIRWALLLYACGLNAEESHDMLGNWTFPNRVRDQITSILDVGEAVAEMNAGMPYEQQWIKLVLRSGRDAALNWLRLSEFLKNGGTEPYPSEVLENGRAWTEEMEIYHLSELAIAGKDVLELSGRRGGPWVGGILNEMLIKVAARALPNDKKVLIDELKRVISTNE; from the coding sequence TTGGTTAGCTGGAAACAGGCTGATAAGGAGATGGCCCGGTATGGGCGGGAAGTGCTTGCCAAACTTCTTGAGCATGGACACGAAGCCTATTGGGTAGGCGGCTGCGTCAGGGATGAGCTTATGGGCAGACCGGTGCATGACATGGATATAACAACATCCGCACGTCCGGAGGAAGTGGAGTCCTTGTTTGAGAAGACGGTGCCTACGGGAATTGAGCATGGAACGGTTACGGTTTTATGTCATTCTTATGCTTATGAAGTAACGACCTACCGTGTCGAAGGGGCCTATGAGAAGCACCGCAGGCCGCTTGAGGTGGAATTTGTAAGCGAGTTGAAAGAGGACTTGCGGCGGCGTGATTTCACGATCAATGCCATGGCACGGGCAATCGACGGCTCGATCATGGACCCTTATGATGGTCAGAAGGATCTGGGCAAAGGTCTCATACGCTGCGTAGGGGATGCCAGAACCCGTTTTCAAGAGGATGCGCTGCGCATGGTTCGCTGCATCCGGTTTGCTTCGGTATTCGGATTCAGCATCGCTTACCGCACCTGGAGAGCGCTGCTGGCGGAACGGGAGAGTATCCGGTTCGTGGCGATGGAACGATTTCGGGTTGAGCTGGAGAAGCTGATGGAAGGAAACAAACCGTCAAGAGGACTCGGATTGCTGTATCGAAGCAAGCTGCCGGCTCATGCCAAGGTCCCTTTTGAATATGAACCAGACCGAAGGATGATTGCCCATATTGACGACATACCGCCGTCAGAAGCGGTGATCCGCTGGGCGCTGCTGCTTTATGCCTGCGGATTAAACGCGGAGGAGTCGCATGACATGCTTGGGAATTGGACTTTCCCTAATAGGGTCCGGGACCAAATTACGAGCATTTTGGACGTAGGCGAAGCCGTGGCAGAAATGAACGCAGGTATGCCTTACGAACAGCAGTGGATTAAGCTCGTGCTTCGCAGCGGACGTGATGCAGCCCTGAATTGGCTGCGTTTGTCCGAATTCCTGAAGAACGGCGGCACGGAGCCTTATCCGAGCGAGGTGCTTGAAAATGGGCGGGCATGGACGGAAGAAATGGAGATTTATCATTTATCCGAGCTGGCGATTGCGGGTAAAGATGTGCTTGAACTGTCCGGACGGCGGGGAGGGCCGTGGGTTGGCGGGATTTTGAACGAGATGTTGATCAAGGTTGCCGCCCGAGCTTTGCCCAATGACAAGAAAGTATTGATCGATGAACTGAAACGGGTGATATCCACTAATGAGTAA
- the bshB1 gene encoding bacillithiol biosynthesis deacetylase BshB1, with translation MSETLDILVFGAHADDAEIGMGGTIIKHVEAGYRVGICDLTFAEMSSNGTPERRRQEADRAAKVLGLAMRSNLGLPDRGLFVTPEHVEAITAEIRRHSPRIVFAPYWEDRHPDHVACSKLVEEAVFNAKLRRYLPDQPAVLVNQLYFYFINDMGRTDLMVDITAQQEKKEQALLCYRSQFESATSEPDSVSTPLNQGYIERVRSRDKLTGQRRLIPYAEGFATRSPFLVDKFMKDSH, from the coding sequence ATGAGCGAAACGCTTGATATTTTAGTTTTTGGCGCTCATGCGGACGATGCCGAAATCGGCATGGGCGGCACGATCATCAAACATGTGGAAGCAGGATATCGCGTAGGCATCTGCGACCTGACCTTTGCCGAAATGTCTTCGAATGGAACACCCGAGCGGCGGCGGCAGGAAGCCGATCGCGCAGCCAAAGTTTTGGGACTGGCCATGCGGAGCAATTTGGGGCTGCCCGACCGTGGTCTTTTTGTTACCCCTGAGCATGTTGAGGCCATTACGGCGGAAATTCGCCGGCACTCGCCGCGAATCGTGTTTGCACCCTATTGGGAGGACCGCCATCCGGATCATGTCGCCTGCAGCAAGCTGGTTGAAGAAGCCGTATTTAACGCCAAACTTCGGCGTTATTTGCCGGATCAGCCCGCTGTGCTTGTTAACCAACTATACTTTTACTTCATTAATGACATGGGACGGACCGATTTGATGGTGGACATTACGGCTCAGCAGGAGAAAAAGGAGCAGGCTTTATTATGCTATCGCTCCCAATTCGAAAGCGCGACGAGTGAGCCTGATTCCGTTTCGACTCCGCTAAATCAAGGATATATCGAACGTGTACGGTCCCGGGACAAGCTTACCGGGCAGCGCAGGTTAATTCCCTATGCGGAAGGTTTCGCAACGCGGTCGCCTTTTCTGGTGGACAAATTTATGAAGGATTCCCATTAA